The genome window AATAAATGGAAGAGCTAAAAATATCCATAGCCGAAAATCATTTACGGAGGTGCATGTTCTAAAGCATCTATATATGGCCTCTTGTTTGGCACGATTGGTGCTCGTTGAAGAAACTGCTAATCTAATTTAAGAAGCTGATGAATAACACCTCTACTATTGCCTGTTTTTAGTTGATTTCAAGAAGCAGCAAAATTGATAATATGCTATAAAAGCATCTTGTTTAGCACAACATCTGCTTAAACCTGTAAAGAAGCTACGAAGTTAGCTATATCAAACATACACTACCTCTAAAACCATTTATTAGCATAGACGGTCGTATTAGGATGAGGGTCTCCATTAATCATTTTGTAGATGACGTCTAATATATCCATCTCTAAAAATCACTATTAAACCTGCAGTGGACTATATTATTAGCCTTACTTTTATTAAACTTGCTCTAAGCTCTGCTCTAGGAAGATACCCGACGAGCGTGCAACAACGTGCTCTCTCATCTCGTGCAATCTACATAGCCGCTGCACGCTAGGGCCCAAGGAGAAGCCTGAACCCCTAGTAAGGCCATCTTGAGCGGACTCCTATTTAATACTCACTctattcttttttatttatcacgGTTTAGTTTAAAAAAACTAACAAACGATAAATATTCGAGAATAGAGTTATTAGTaccatattttatattttatcttAAACTTTATCATACAAACATTATCAAACAGCATCATCTATACTTCCGCCTCCTCAATTTTACACGATCCGCCGAAGACAGCATAACCTCTACAGTCCACACCTTCAGTAATGGCATGCTACCATTGCTCGCGGCGCCCTGACAACCATAACCCGCTGAGGCTAGGGGTGGTAATgacctctaaattttacactataaaatttaagcatCGGATTAAATTACGATCagactctatttctattcatttttaactaaaattaattaagggcTCAAATAAATTGTGAAGAAACGTTTAGATCGTGATTCATTACCACCCCTAGCTAAGACTAACTACAACTATCCTCTCTAAATTTCCCTCTCATCCCATTTTTGCATCATGTCACCCAGATTCCACCCCCTACTCTTCCTTTTTCTCGTAGTGGTTCCCTCTAAACTCTCCCCTTATAACCCAATACAACCGAAAATATCATTTCTCATACCTACCGATCATACAAAAGGGCTTATCCGACTCTCTTTTGTCATTTCCTCTCCCCTAAAATAGGAGAAGCTATGTTTTCAACTAGATGGGGTGCTCCTTAAGAGCTAGAGCTAAAGCAAGTGATGCAAGAGCCTACCAAAATGGATTATAGTGGTGACACCATATTGAGGGGGGCCTCGTTTAGAGAGCCAGGTAGGGACTGCTGGGGCCTGGGGCTGCCGCTGCTCCATTCGGTAGGACACTATAGGCGGGTGATTTGGTGACAAAGGAATCACAGACGATTAGTGAAGATTGAGAGAGAAATTATTTCATTTTCTTCTTAAACTACTCTATTTCCCGTGGTCACCATATCAGCTATTGGGACTTGGGAGAGGGGGTCACCAAATCAGCTATAGGGAGAGGGGAGGGAAGGGACTGTGGTTGCAGCCAAACGCCCCCTCGCGCATGCAATACTCCATTAGGGCTTGTTCGCtttggagtggattgagggggattggaggggattaaatcccctcctatacaaaatttgtataggaggggatttaatcccctccaatccccctcaatccactccaaaGCGAACAAGCCCTTATCTGACCAATGACCGAGATTATACCTGGTGAAACCATTATTCTCCGACCAATGGTGGACCCTTGAATGAGGCCCGTGGCCATAGTCCACTATCGGCCCAACGTTTCCAACCACCATGATTTTTTAGAAAGGCAACCTGACTTTGGATGTGTTCATTTTATTATATTTTAGTCTCTGGATTTATAAAAATTAAAACTATATTTTAGTTACTGATATTTTAGTTGACTTAAAAATTTTCAACTTGTCATTATCTCATATCTACCTGTTTCCTAGTGCTGGACCATGGCCCAAGTATTCGAACCTTAGCAGGCTGGGCCGATATCTGGCATGGACACTTAAGTAGCTGAATGCTTTAGACGGGAATGAAAAGAGCCGATCCTATTTGGCTTCTCTAGTATTTAGCTGAATCCACATGTATTAAGCTGAATTGCACTCTAATCTATCTCAATACACATGAATTGGAGTGAATATTAGAGTACACAAACAAAGCTTAAAGTCTGCCAGGGCTACTGTCCGCCTGGGCCTAAAGTGAGCCGGGCGATGATAATCTTAAGATTCTGCAGATGCACTGAAcatttttttgtttttctttcATCAGAGGGCCGGGTTGAACAGTTGATGCACGCACGTGCTATAAGACAAGACGCAGATCCGGCCAACCCACCGACCCATTCATTCTACCGGAGTTGGTGACCTACTACACCCGAGTCGATCGGTTTGTTTGTACACATGCGTGGGTAGCTAGTGTCGTCGTCCCCTGCAGGCTGCTGTTGGAAATACAGGGCAGCAGTAGTAGTTGCCCATGTCCTGCTCCAATACAGAAAAGTGATCGACTCTGTCTCTTAGCTAGCTAGCATGAGAAGCATGGCATGGCAAACCCGCAGCAGCCAACGATGCGAGCGCCACCCGCCAGCTCTCGCATCCGTTGCTTCTCTTCTCGCCTAGCTATAGTTGCCCATGCTGATCGCAGAAGACGTTGCCTACATGCTAAATACACCATCTAGCTAGCGTAGTCGTCGCTCGTCGAGTCGAGAGCACTATCCTCCACTCCTCCTGTCGCCGTCGCCGGCCAGAGACAGAGAGAGACCGACGACTTGGTTTTGCATAGAGGAGTTTAAAATAGCCAGTGCGCGATAAAGATACACTGTTTAAAGAGAGGAGTTCAAAATACAGAGTGAGATAAAGGAGTACGATGAGTGTGCTGAAGATAGTCATCCCCGTGGCCCGCCTGTCTGTTCGATCGATCGCCAGAGAGCACGTACGGCGAGGCCATCTATCGACCACCATGCACCGGGACAGGAACGGCCTCTTTCTTCTGACAGTAACCAGCAGTGTCTTTCACACGAACACGCACGGGAGTACACGTCCTAGCTTGACGGACATTAGCCCGCCACGTACGTGCGGAGAGCCCACATGATATGCATGCAACACAACACAACACCTACACCCTGCTTGATTGATACACCTGCGGTACGGCACTGCCTGTAGCTAGATCGAGAATCTTCGATCCTCTGGAAGTGCTACGAGATTTAATCAATAATCTATATATCTACTCATGATACACATGACCATGCAGGCTAGCTCCCCTGCCTGCGTACTTATAACACACATAATTACACTGGCGACGCTCTCGATATATATGTACCTGCAAGGCCATGCATGTGAGCGAGCGCGACAGATCTGTctaatcgtcgtcgtcgtctgagCTCTTGGAAGCAGACGAAGGCTGTTCCTGTCCATCGGATGGATTCTTCTGCAGCGCCGACTCTTGTCCCAGATACTTCTTGTACGTCTCGAAGAACTCCCTGTTCTCCTTCTCCAGCTCCTTCCACACTGCTATAGCAGCATGTATAGTATAATAATGCCAAGAAGAGGTCAATGAGATCGATACGATCGAGTCGACTAGTAGTAGCTTTAATTTGGCGTGGACGACAACTTAACTACTCTTGAAATAATCTCGATTAATCGCTTGCTTGCAAGAGTGCCGCCTACGGCCTACCTGTGGATGTGATGACGGGCATCACTTTGGCGTGCTTCTCCAACGTCTCCATGCACTCCTCCTTGTTCAGCTTGTAGCAGATGCACTTCTCGATCAGATGCTGCACCTGGACATCAAACCCCTTGCATCCATCATtcaccatgcatgcatgcatttgCATTTTCCAGTCCAACACAAGGCCATCGGGTCGTATACTCGTATGTATCTCAACGAGCGCGGCGGCGGCAGATCGTAGGTCCGCCCGCGCTGCCGCGCATGCACTTATTACCAGTCTGACGTACGAAGCCGCCGGTGACGAGgaggcggcgtcgtcgtcgtccatgGTCGCCGCCTACGCCGAGAGAGACCGGCCGGCCGGGCCCCGCTGTGTGTCGTCGTCTATACGGCCGGGTCGGAGACGAAGCGCTAGCTAGCTTCTCTGACGGAAGCCGCCGGACGTACGTGTGGTATCTTCTAGACCTACTGGAGAGCTCGGTGATCCCGGGGACGCGGATGGATAGATGGATGGATGAAGAGGCGGACGTGCTACCGGTGGGGAGCGCGACGAGTAGCGCCGGCGGGGAGGTAGAAATAGCGGCGCGGGGGGAGAGGGACATGTGGGCGCGATCGGCGCATGTCAGGGAGTGGGGGCGAGCCGCGCACGTGGGTGCCGCCTCGCGATTCGCCGAGAGGCCGGGGAGGGGATTGTTTCGGGGGCCACGGCGCCTCGCCTTACCCTGCTTCCTTTTTCGTTTTTGGTGAAACTCTGTTGCCATCCTCCGCCGTTCCTTTCAGCCGATCACGGACGGCGTCCACTTCAGGACCGTCGGATCTCCGCACTGCAGATTGCTTCACACTAGGCGACGAAGTTAATTTTGAGCGTGCGCGACGGGAAAAAAACTACCTGTTCTGTCTGATTTTTGAAAACGAAAAAATGGGGGAAGTCCTTTCCCCCCCCTGATTCCTGGGATAACAGAACCGTTTATATAACTTTATAGTAGTACATCGCTGTAAATTTAGCAAATTTGAGCTGACAGCTCCATCGGCTTCAGTATAAAAACAAGTTTACTCCATAAAAAGCTAGTGAAACGGTTCAGATCCATTTTTTGTGGGGTTTCTCGAGACGTGCTCCACCAACTTAAGTTCGGTAAAATTAGGAAAAATTTGACCGTCATTCCCACTCAATACACAAACATATCAGTACATTATTTCATTTCTTTATTTCCTCGAAATTGTTTCTTCTTCCATGCTGCCCCTCCCCCAGCCTATCGCGTCGGCCGCGCAACAAAAGGCTAAAAAAAGAAAATAGTCACCTAGCTTGGCACACAAAAGTTCACAAAGCGCAAATACCTTCTAGTGAgttgcttataaacatggttttgAAATTGGATAGGAGTGGTATGGGCTGCCAACTTTTTATAGAAAAGAAAGAACAACCACAAAACAAAGGCCCTAAGCCAAAATAAGCGCTTTTAGAGTGGAAAATAGGGACACTTGCCCACAAATGCAAAGCCACACCACCAACCCCAACCATTACCTAAACACTCAGGGCCATTAACTTCAATGCTCACTATTTGATTAGAAAATATTCAACTCGCGATATTGATGTCATTAGATAATTGATAGTGGATGTACCCAACATTTGACCAATGACCCTCGAATGTTTACCTTACTCAATAAAGAAATGGATGATTAAGAGAAGATAACCTTTGGGGATAATTGAAGGAGCAAAGTAAAATGGTTGAGCAAAGTGGCAATCTCCAATAGTAACTCAATATCAAATGTCCTCTTGGTTGCATCACTTAGTTTGAACTTACTATATGTTGGTCAATTGTGTGGTAATGGCTACCAATGCCTATTCAAGGAGAACGGGAATGTTGTATCTAGAAAGGATGATAACCGGGTCACTGCAACAATCTATATTTAGTGGACTTCATTCGGATGATGCAAACTTAAAGACATGTCTATTCACCAAAACTTCACTTGGGTGGTTTGGGCATAGAAGGCTAGCTCGTGTTTGACTGGGTACGCTCAAGAAACTATTTAAGAAAGAAACGGTTAGAGGTCTGAAGGATGTTCTGTCTGAGAAAGACAAGCTTTGAATTTCATGCCAAGTCGACAAAAAAGTTGCAAATATGCATCCTATAAAAGCATTCATGTCAGCATCTAGCCCGCTAGAGCTTCTGCACGCGGAATTGTTTGATCCAACATCATATTCAAGTGTAGGTGGCAACCTATATTGTTTGGTGATTGTGGTTGATTATTGAAGGTATTACCCTTTTGCAGTAAAGAAATAATGTAGAAACCTTTCCTTTTGTAGTTTACAACTAACTTTTAGAAGGAAAGCACAGGGAAAAAGGGGAAAGAATCGGCTCTAAACTCTTTGTTTCTCTCTTACTATGTAAGATCGAGTTAGTTTTGTATGTTTTTCCTGTATTTCATCCAAATAACATACTCCAATACAATATGATAATATCTATCACTATCGAAATCTGGCTCTTTGCAGAGTGCCAAatgatttgccgagtgttttttcgggcactcggcattctttgccgagtgccaaacaaaaaacactcggcaaaaagtgtctttgccgagtgttttttcgggcactcgacattctttgtcgagtgccaaacaaaaaaaacactcggcaaaaagtgtctttgtcgagtgttttatttttaaccctagggaaagacaatttaaaaatcacattttgaaggAGTAAATTAAATCaatgaaaaaaaattcaactacaAATTTATATAATTCATCAAGATGTACTATTTATATTTTGgtcatttcttcatatgataaaTACTACAGGAGAGATGTATAATATTTGTGAATAATGTTAGAACCAACATGTGTGACGaataaatgaccaaacaaccaaaaataAACtttttgagaagttatagaacttTATAGTTGGGAACCTTTTGATTTGAAGTCATCTTATCAacaaaaactacgtctgaattttaaaattttaaaattcaaattttcgaAACGATATCAAAAGAAAAAAACCACCAAAATGAAAAGTTGTAGGTGTTAAAAAGCAATGAAATTTTGTGGTTGACAacattttggtttgaaatcatattgtcatgcaaaactttggttgaattttaaaatttgaatgtTTGAAACGACCTCGGAAGGAAAAactaccaaaataaaagttgtaggtattgaaatgCTATGAAACTTTATAGTCgacaatttttttaaaaaaaaatttgaAACATTCTTGTCATAGAGAAATATGTTTGAAGTTTTcaattttgaaattcaaattttataaacgacctcggatgtagaaactatcaatatgaaagttgtagatcttgaaaagcTATGCAGCTTTACAGTTGACAATATTTTCATTTGAATTCATTTAGTGCCTCAAATaattaatttgctatcggtttgtTATAATAAACGAGGAAGGAAAACACAACATAGACACAAGTGATATAGTGATAGACAAGGTTACGCGCGAAAAAGAGGTTGTGAGTTTGAATCTCACCGAACCGATCACAAAAACATGTAAATTCAGCTAAAAATGGTGAAAATAATAGGACCATGGGTTGAGGTTGTTTCTCTAAAAAGaatattttattgttgttttttTATGATTCTTAATTGCGGAGTATTTTGTGCCGAAAAAATACACGGCTAAGAACCAATTTATCAAGCGTAACATTTGACAAAGTTTGTCTTTAAAATAGTAGTATTGTACGTTGCAAACAGGGCCAGAATAAGGATTGGTGTCGTACACGGTATGGCCAGCCACAGCCCACAGGAAAGGACGTTTGTCTCTGATGCGCGCTCGCTGCTCATACAGTCAGTCATTAGTACTACGGTACTACCGTTGAGCGGGGTACAGAGCCTGCCTGCCCcggacaaaaaaaaaaaaaaaaatggcGAACGGAGCTTCGTCTCGTCCGCTCCTGGAACATGGGAACCGCGGCCGGGTGGCGCGGCTTTTTGTTCGCGCCCACTCTGTGTCATCGGCCCTTGATCCTGAGATCTCCCGCGCACGCGCGTGGCGCCTCGCCATTGGTCGGACAAATTGCGTCCGTGCATATAATTGGACGACTCACCCACACACCACACCGGCCGCGCTGTACGACTAGTGCTGTCAATTGGGCCGGGCTAGGTCAGTCCAGTGCATGCTCATCGTGCTTCGTGCCAAACGAGTTCGAGCAAACAAAGCTCAAAAGATTTTTGGGCCGTGTCGTGCCAGCCCgaagtgtaaaaacagtggtTCAGTCCGGCCCTAAACCACGTCGTGCCTTCCTTGACCGTGCCGGCTCAAGCCCGGCCCatatatttgaccacataaaatcaaaatattgCAATCATATAAAGttcatagcttactaaattaaagatattaaacaattctaGAATCGTTTGACCACATAAACTTCaaatataacaacaatataaagtcgatatcttactaaattaaagaaattaaacatATTAGGCTTAATTATGACCCAAGCCCGGCCCATCTATGCGGGCCGTGCCAGGGTCCCGACGGGTCGGAAATTGAGGCCCGGCCCAAGCTCGTCTTCGGACCGTGCTAGCCCGACGCAAATTATTTCGTGCCGGACCGTGGTTTAAGCTCATATTTTTAGGTCGTGCTCGTGCTGGCTCGAAAAGACCGGCCCATATTCCCAGCGCTGTGTACGACCGAACAGCCCAGCAGATTCCATTCACACGCCCCCACCACCTTCACCAAAGTGCGTGCGTGCGTACCGCGGTAAGGCAGACCGGCAGAGGGAATTGGCACCTGCTGTGCATGTACGCCACGTAAAAGGGCAGAGGGCACCTCTATTGTGTCCAAAGGGCAAAGGAAAGTATAGCAAAAGAGAAAGAGCATCGGGCGAGATATTTCGAGGCGCCCCCGCTACGGTCGCAGTCCCCGTCCGGTTTAGGTTTCGGTTTCGGTTTCGGTTTCGTCCTCGAGCATCGGGCGCCGCGACGTCCGAACAAAAACCCTCCCGAGACCGTGGCAGTCCAGTCCGACGGCGATGGAGTGGAGAGCGGCAA of Zea mays cultivar B73 chromosome 8, Zm-B73-REFERENCE-NAM-5.0, whole genome shotgun sequence contains these proteins:
- the LOC103636516 gene encoding uncharacterized protein isoform X2 codes for the protein MDDDDAASSSPAASYVRLVISACAAARADLRSAAAALVEIHTSIRPDGLVLDWKMQMHACMVNDGCKGFDVQVQHLIEKCICYKLNKEECMETLEKHAKVMPVITSTVWKELEKENREFFETYKKYLGQESALQKNPSDGQEQPSSASKSSDDDDD
- the LOC103636516 gene encoding uncharacterized protein isoform X3; this translates as MDDDDAASSSPAASYVRLVQHLIEKCICYKLNKEECMETLEKHAKVMPVITSTAVWKELEKENREFFETYKKYLGQESALQKNPSDGQEQPSSASKSSDDDDD
- the LOC103636516 gene encoding uncharacterized protein isoform X1: MDDDDAASSSPAASYVRLVISACAAARADLRSAAAALVEIHTSIRPDGLVLDWKMQMHACMVNDGCKGFDVQVQHLIEKCICYKLNKEECMETLEKHAKVMPVITSTAVWKELEKENREFFETYKKYLGQESALQKNPSDGQEQPSSASKSSDDDDD
- the LOC103636516 gene encoding uncharacterized protein isoform X4, with product MDDDDAASSSPAASYVRLVQHLIEKCICYKLNKEECMETLEKHAKVMPVITSTVWKELEKENREFFETYKKYLGQESALQKNPSDGQEQPSSASKSSDDDDD